One genomic segment of Clostridium saccharoperbutylacetonicum N1-4(HMT) includes these proteins:
- a CDS encoding molybdopterin-binding protein, translating into MKSVPVEEAVGMVLCHDLTKIVPGEFKGVAFKKGHVINEEDIPKMLDMGKRNIYVWEMQEGILHENEAGERMAKAVAGKEIIFNEPSEGKVSLIAKCKGLLKVNYSVMERINTIDEAMLATLHTDIVVEEGSVVAGTRIIPLLIDSHKIEHIEIICEEEGPIIWVEPLKAMKVGVITTGSEVYTGRIEDKFGPVIKRKLAEVGSEVIKQILVSDSTSMIVDAVNELLEIGAEMIIVTGGMSVDPDDVTPAGIREAGANIVSYGAPVLPGAMFLIAYKDETPVLGLPGCVMYSKRTIFDLMLPRVVAGEKIKREDIARLGHGGMCLNCEICTFPACSFGKW; encoded by the coding sequence ATGAAGTCTGTTCCAGTTGAAGAGGCAGTAGGTATGGTATTATGCCATGACTTAACTAAAATAGTCCCAGGAGAATTTAAGGGAGTCGCATTTAAAAAAGGCCATGTAATAAATGAAGAAGACATACCTAAAATGCTAGATATGGGGAAGCGAAACATTTATGTTTGGGAAATGCAAGAGGGAATACTTCATGAAAATGAAGCTGGAGAAAGGATGGCTAAAGCTGTAGCAGGTAAGGAAATTATTTTTAATGAACCATCTGAAGGAAAGGTGAGTTTAATTGCAAAATGTAAAGGTTTGCTGAAAGTGAATTATTCAGTCATGGAGAGGATAAATACAATAGATGAAGCGATGCTTGCAACTTTACATACTGATATTGTTGTGGAAGAAGGAAGCGTAGTTGCAGGAACTAGAATAATACCTCTTTTAATTGATAGTCACAAAATTGAACATATAGAAATAATTTGCGAAGAAGAAGGACCTATTATTTGGGTAGAACCATTAAAAGCTATGAAGGTTGGAGTAATTACAACTGGTAGTGAAGTTTATACAGGAAGAATAGAAGATAAATTTGGCCCTGTTATTAAAAGAAAACTGGCTGAAGTTGGGAGCGAAGTAATAAAACAGATTTTGGTTTCTGATAGCACAAGTATGATTGTAGATGCAGTCAATGAATTATTAGAAATCGGAGCTGAAATGATTATCGTTACTGGTGGTATGTCAGTAGATCCAGATGATGTTACACCAGCTGGAATAAGAGAAGCTGGAGCAAATATAGTATCTTATGGTGCGCCAGTACTTCCAGGAGCTATGTTTTTAATTGCATATAAGGATGAAACACCTGTTTTAGGACTTCCAGGCTGTGTAATGTATAGCAAACGTACAATATTTGATCTTATGCTTCCAAGGGTTGTAGCTGGTGAAAAGATAAAAAGAGAAGATATTGCAAGGTTAGGGCATGGGGGAATGTGTTTAAATTGTGAAATATGTACTTTCCCAGCTTGTAGTTTTGGAAAGTGGTAG